The segment CGAGCGTGCGCCCGGCCACCAGGAACGAAGGCTGTTGCGGCACGAGCCCGATGCCGCGGATTGGCATGGTGGTGGTATAGGCGTTCACGTTTTCGCCGGCGACATCGCCCTTGTACTCGACGCCGACGTTGATCCCGAAGCCAGTGAGCGGGCCGCTGGTGAACTGGTAGTCGAGATAGAGGGCGCCGGCTTTGTCCGGGACGCCGCGCACCCGCACGTCGGTGATCGGCTGGCGCTCCTTGAACGAGGTGTAGTTGCCCAGGATCGTGAGATTCTTGACCGGCGAGTAGGTGGCTTCGAACTCCCAGCCCTTGGAGGCGAGGTCGAGATAGATCGGGTTCTGGAGCAGGTTGGCCTCGGCCTGGCGGCCTTGGGCGACCAGCGTGTAGTACTCGCTGTTCGGCACCCCGTAGTTCTGCTGGGAGATCTTGAAATGCGCGAACGATGCGGTGAGCCGACCCGCGAGTGCCGAGGTTTTGACGCCAAACTCGTCCTGGCTGCCGGACGTCGGGCGGAACTGCTGCACCGTCACCGGCGTGGCGTGGTAGGCATCCGGTCCGAACGTGGTCGTCTTCTCGAGATAGGTGCCGGCGGAGAGTTCGCCCGGCATGGCCCCGCCGGTGGTGTTGCGGCTGGCGAAGAGCGAGATCTGCTTGATCGGCTTGATGACGAGACCGAGCGTCTTCGCGTTGGTGGTGATCGCGTAGGTGGGCGCGGTGTTGAGGATCGTCGCGTTCAGCGCCGTCAATGTGTTGTCGGTGCGCGACAAATTCCCATAAAACCGCGACACGCCGGCGGAAACCTGAATGCGGTCGTTCCATGCCTTGAAGGTTTCGAACAGGAAGGCCTGCAGCGTGTATTGGCGCGACGTCAGATCGCCGCCGCTCTGCACGCTGGTGGGATTTGGCAGGCTGAAATCGGCCGGCCGGATCTGCGGGAAGACATACGGCGGATAAGTGATCGCGTTCAGGTTGTTGTTGGCGACATCGCCCCGTGGCGCCGCACCCCAGCTCAGGAACCGTACCTTGGAGAAATCGGCGGCCAAGCCGCCGAGCGTCGTGGACTTGAACCAGGCGCCGTCGAATTGCGCGGCGTAGTCGTTCTTGAGGTGGGCCTCCTCGTACTCGAGATCCACCTTGCCGTTGTTGCGCGTGTAGATCCACGTCGAAGGATCGGTGATCGGCACGGCGGTGCTCACGGCGGAGACGGTACCGTCGCCGTTGGCGACGGTGCTCCAGTTTACGCCGGGTTCGTACATGCCCGTCGTGGGGTTGCGGCTGCCGCCGCCCGTCCGGCCGGCGGCGGTACCGGTGGACAACGCCGAACCGGTGCCTCCTGGGTCGATGCGGCGCACATGGTCGGCCATGACGTACAGACGGGAGGTCACGTGGCTGCCCATCGTCGTACGCAGCTCCGCGCTTAGCCGCTCGGTCGAGCGATGGCGGTTGTCATCGGAGTTCCCGAACGACCAGTCGCGCGGCAGCCCGCGCGCGATCACGGCGGTCTGGTTGCTACCCACGCTGGGATCGATCGGCAGGCCGGCGAGATTGGTTTCGCGGTTCTGGAGGAAGTCGGCTTTCACGACCAGCTTCATGACCGGCGAGAGTTCGACGGAGAACGACGGCGAGATTTCGTAGCCGTTCCGGAAGTGGTTCTTGATGTACAATTGGTCGTTGCGCCAGATCCCGAACACCAGCCGGAACGCCATCTTGTTCTGTTCGTTCAACACGCGGTTCACATCGACGCCGAAGTCGTTGCCGTTGTATTGCGCGAGATTGAGGGTGACGGAAGCAGCGTCCTTGGACATCGGCTCCTTCGTGATCGGGTTCATCACGCCGCCGGGGCTGCCGCCGGGCACCAGGATCGCGTTCGGGCCCTTGATGACTTCGATGCGGTCGAGGTTGAACTGCGGAATCGACATGCTGTAGCCCGACCCGCCGGAGATCACGCTGCCGTCGATGAACTCCTGCGAGACCTGAAAACCGCGAATGGTGTAGCGATCGCCGCCCCAGGGGAGTGTCGACTCGACCACCGGCGTCACATACTTCGCGGCGTCGAGCATGCGGAAGCTCATCGAGTCCTTCATGAATTCCGCGGTCACGACGGAGACGGTCTGTGGGATGTCCTGCACGAGCATGGCCACGCGGGAGGTCGAGAGCGCCTGCCCGGAGAGATACGGGTTGGCGCGCTTTTCACTGATCACGAACTGCGGGAGTTCGACGACTTCGTCGGCGACAGCGGGCGCCGCCGTCGGCGGATTGGCTTGGGCGCGGACCAGGCACGGCAGCAAAGCAGCCAGCCCGGCGCACGCTAACGCGATACGGTGGTTCGTTCGGTTCATGGCGTATTGGGGTGTTGGGTATTGGGTCAGCACGGAAGCCGACCCAACCACGTAACGCGTCCGTCCGTCGGCCTGTAAAGGGAGCAGGCCGCTCCGAAAATGTCACAAAACGCTCATGCCTCGCGAAGCCGCACCCCCAGGCCGCCGGACCTGCGCGGCTGCTCCCCAGTCCCGCACGGCAGCGGACGCGGGCGCCCGCGGAGGTTTCAATCGACTGTCGTTCCGCGAGCCGGCTGCGGACGACCCGAGTAACCGGCGCCATCCCGAACTGT is part of the Opitutus terrae PB90-1 genome and harbors:
- a CDS encoding TonB-dependent siderophore receptor, which gives rise to MNRTNHRIALACAGLAALLPCLVRAQANPPTAAPAVADEVVELPQFVISEKRANPYLSGQALSTSRVAMLVQDIPQTVSVVTAEFMKDSMSFRMLDAAKYVTPVVESTLPWGGDRYTIRGFQVSQEFIDGSVISGGSGYSMSIPQFNLDRIEVIKGPNAILVPGGSPGGVMNPITKEPMSKDAASVTLNLAQYNGNDFGVDVNRVLNEQNKMAFRLVFGIWRNDQLYIKNHFRNGYEISPSFSVELSPVMKLVVKADFLQNRETNLAGLPIDPSVGSNQTAVIARGLPRDWSFGNSDDNRHRSTERLSAELRTTMGSHVTSRLYVMADHVRRIDPGGTGSALSTGTAAGRTGGGSRNPTTGMYEPGVNWSTVANGDGTVSAVSTAVPITDPSTWIYTRNNGKVDLEYEEAHLKNDYAAQFDGAWFKSTTLGGLAADFSKVRFLSWGAAPRGDVANNNLNAITYPPYVFPQIRPADFSLPNPTSVQSGGDLTSRQYTLQAFLFETFKAWNDRIQVSAGVSRFYGNLSRTDNTLTALNATILNTAPTYAITTNAKTLGLVIKPIKQISLFASRNTTGGAMPGELSAGTYLEKTTTFGPDAYHATPVTVQQFRPTSGSQDEFGVKTSALAGRLTASFAHFKISQQNYGVPNSEYYTLVAQGRQAEANLLQNPIYLDLASKGWEFEATYSPVKNLTILGNYTSFKERQPITDVRVRGVPDKAGALYLDYQFTSGPLTGFGINVGVEYKGDVAGENVNAYTTTMPIRGIGLVPQQPSFLVAGRTLVNIGFSYKRPNWSVRFMVANAFDKDYILAAGSRTSAVVGDPRNIKGSFTYTF